One genomic window of Methanosphaera sp. ISO3-F5 includes the following:
- a CDS encoding toxic anion resistance protein produces MAEFSLDIDDIEEDVEKTLEEEKSKLPTEKIRTQADNNAVAIFEMDIEDINERESIIKSIENFGSEPIKKSTEKNQALLNTQLKNYSHGGTESKNVSDKLLELNKQVKELDPSAVDWANNGIMSKFFDPVKKYFEKYETAETVIANIIKSLDQSNRVLKNDNVTLLSEESNLREVTKKLMTDIELGKQMDASIEAQIEEAKIKGIEQEKIDIVSEEILFPLRQRIMDMQQMIVINQQGIVSLNVVRRNNKELIRGIDRAKNVTVTALRTGIMVASSLYNQKIALDKINMLNSTTEDIISSTTRIIRDQGSQIQKLSTETAISPEVLQTSFNEALAAIEDISTFKQEALPKMQETINTFSNIAIEGQKAIDKINTKD; encoded by the coding sequence ATGGCAGAATTCTCATTAGATATAGATGATATAGAAGAAGATGTAGAAAAAACATTAGAAGAAGAAAAATCCAAATTACCAACAGAAAAAATAAGGACACAAGCAGATAATAATGCAGTCGCAATATTTGAAATGGACATAGAAGACATTAATGAAAGAGAAAGTATAATAAAATCAATAGAAAACTTTGGATCAGAACCAATCAAAAAATCCACAGAAAAAAACCAGGCATTACTAAACACTCAGCTAAAAAATTACAGCCACGGCGGTACCGAATCAAAAAATGTTAGCGACAAACTATTAGAACTAAACAAACAGGTAAAAGAATTAGATCCATCAGCTGTCGATTGGGCTAACAATGGAATAATGAGCAAATTCTTTGACCCAGTGAAAAAATACTTCGAAAAATATGAAACAGCAGAAACAGTCATAGCCAATATTATCAAATCATTAGACCAGAGCAACCGAGTATTAAAAAATGATAATGTCACCCTCTTATCAGAAGAATCCAACCTAAGAGAAGTGACAAAAAAATTAATGACAGATATAGAATTAGGAAAACAAATGGATGCATCAATTGAAGCACAAATAGAAGAAGCAAAAATAAAGGGAATAGAACAGGAAAAAATTGACATAGTAAGTGAAGAAATATTATTCCCACTCAGACAGAGAATAATGGACATGCAACAGATGATCGTCATAAACCAACAGGGAATAGTCTCATTAAATGTTGTCAGAAGAAATAACAAGGAACTAATCAGAGGAATTGACCGAGCTAAGAATGTTACAGTCACCGCACTAAGAACAGGAATCATGGTGGCAAGTTCATTATACAACCAGAAAATTGCACTAGACAAGATTAACATGCTTAACTCAACAACAGAAGACATTATCAGTTCAACAACACGGATAATAAGAGATCAGGGAAGTCAGATACAGAAATTAAGTACCGAAACAGCCATATCACCAGAAGTTCTTCAAACCTCATTCAATGAAGCATTAGCTGCTATCGAAGACATCAGCACATTCAAACAGGAAGCACTTCCTAAGATGCAGGAAACCATCAACACTTTCAGCAATATTGCCATAGAAGGACAAAAAGCAATAGATAAAATAAATACAAAAGATTAA
- a CDS encoding DUF2207 domain-containing protein yields MLVLSLILLFMLMPISLATEGDFTIPSVIKDITVKEDGSTVIMEEIIYNIQGRVNGVFRDIPLNQNQTIRNISVETPGYYNKLEVIRYGNCTKLRVWLYSDRAKTQKTRDAKVSVTYKYTIDKGLKVYNDIAELQYMTWGGEWNTSVDYLESTIHIPYTKEYVKYWNNPEDNVILSQWTSEDTLTAKLENIGAHISFEQRLIMPKDNFKHAIYAQHIKGDARELIEQDQNYYSEKKDKNNDYAQGKYYDNIRVTFFFTALSILTIIPIGIYGLYGREPKIDYNAKYEYDLPTHESPVQVYAITRGKLKNIGNDAMYATILDLIDKNYFKILYSNDDTIIRCTNKDTTTLKEHEKIIIGFLSSNAVNGDIFLGDIVRSDRMAFQNFRNTWIKQAKEEIPDSYVEKYFDDQGLKVLQKIRRTYFLIVIIIFIVIFFKLIPSMFILELMAVLMMLMMVFAILLFFIPKFVVGRRTPQGKETYHKWKNFERYIKDYSLISQRPPSSVHVWGRYLVYATALGCADNATKNMRKYFQTNRIQYDSFNNNAVSFTYHGGLAVMQSSFNILSRTDTSTSGIGRAGSGGFGGGGGGTF; encoded by the coding sequence ATGTTAGTATTATCATTGATTTTACTGTTTATGTTAATGCCCATATCTCTGGCAACTGAAGGTGATTTTACCATACCATCAGTTATTAAGGATATCACAGTAAAAGAAGATGGTTCAACAGTAATCATGGAAGAAATAATATATAATATTCAGGGAAGGGTTAATGGAGTATTCAGAGATATTCCACTTAATCAAAATCAGACAATACGAAATATTTCAGTAGAAACTCCAGGATACTATAATAAATTAGAGGTAATAAGGTATGGCAATTGTACAAAGCTTAGGGTATGGCTCTACAGTGATAGGGCTAAAACACAGAAAACACGCGATGCAAAGGTATCAGTAACATACAAGTATACAATAGATAAAGGTTTGAAAGTTTATAATGATATAGCAGAATTGCAGTATATGACTTGGGGTGGTGAATGGAATACAAGTGTAGATTACCTGGAATCTACCATTCACATACCATACACTAAGGAATATGTAAAATACTGGAACAACCCCGAGGATAATGTTATCTTAAGCCAGTGGACGAGTGAGGATACATTAACTGCTAAACTGGAAAACATTGGTGCACACATATCATTTGAACAGAGATTAATAATGCCTAAAGACAATTTCAAACATGCAATATATGCTCAACACATAAAAGGTGATGCAAGAGAACTCATAGAACAAGACCAAAATTATTACTCAGAAAAAAAAGACAAGAACAATGATTATGCTCAAGGAAAATATTATGATAATATCAGAGTAACATTTTTCTTCACAGCATTAAGTATACTCACAATCATTCCAATAGGAATCTATGGATTGTATGGCAGAGAACCAAAAATAGATTATAATGCAAAGTATGAGTATGATCTTCCTACACATGAATCTCCAGTACAGGTATATGCAATTACAAGAGGAAAACTTAAAAATATAGGTAATGATGCAATGTATGCAACAATACTTGACCTAATAGATAAAAACTACTTTAAAATATTGTATTCCAATGATGATACAATTATCAGATGTACCAATAAAGATACAACCACCTTGAAAGAACATGAAAAAATAATAATAGGATTTTTATCATCCAATGCAGTAAATGGTGACATATTCCTTGGAGATATAGTAAGATCAGATCGTATGGCATTCCAGAATTTCAGAAACACGTGGATAAAACAGGCCAAAGAGGAAATTCCCGATTCATATGTTGAAAAATATTTTGATGATCAGGGATTGAAAGTCTTACAAAAAATACGACGTACGTATTTTTTAATAGTAATAATTATATTTATTGTAATATTCTTTAAACTTATACCATCAATGTTCATTCTGGAATTAATGGCTGTATTAATGATGCTTATGATGGTATTTGCTATATTATTGTTTTTTATTCCAAAATTTGTTGTTGGAAGACGGACACCACAGGGAAAAGAGACATATCATAAATGGAAAAACTTTGAACGATACATAAAAGACTACAGTCTAATCAGCCAAAGACCACCATCATCAGTACACGTATGGGGAAGATACCTAGTATATGCCACAGCACTTGGATGCGCAGATAATGCAACAAAAAACATGAGAAAATACTTCCAAACAAACAGAATACAATATGATTCATTTAATAACAATGCAGTATCCTTCACATATCATGGAGGTCTTGCTGTTATGCAATCTTCATTCAATATATTATCAAGAACAGACACTTCTACTTCAGGAATTGGAAGGGCTGGTAGTGGAGGATTTGGTGGCGGAGGTGGAGGAACCTTCTAA
- a CDS encoding DUF2207 domain-containing protein, with amino-acid sequence MKSRNLMIVLLILLFLLVPVTIAGDGDYKIPSVVKDVTVNNDGSVHISEKIVYDIEGSVNGVYRNIPLTGRQSVRNISVKTPGYYNTLEVDRNDNSTILRVWLYEDKDKTRKTENAKVEVTYDYTIRKGVKVYNDIAEMQYMTWGSEWNSKVDSMESNIHVPGTKNDIEYWNNPEDNVVSSQWTSDDTLTVKLENIDAHTSFEQRILMPKNYIKNTTFAQVIHVDAKQRIEDDQRKYEEEHNKQNIIVTLAWTILGLLLLVPFGIYWFFGREPKIEYNAEYEYDLPSDATPLQVNILINGNVGVITDDAMYATILDLINRKYFKIVVNDRDNTIIRQTSKDMGHLREYELSLIDFLSSFAQDGDISIGYVGRRSHYHQFQRFSAKWYKQAREETSDTWIKQYFDDRGSNLLLYCGIMYWILFILTIIGMEFMLIPAYLTTLALVSMIVFMIGAVLLFIVPNTVPGRWTSEGKEFYDKWKNFEKYIKDYSLIKERPPSSVQVWGKYLVYASALGCADRVTKNMKQYFKSVNIAEDTFTDSSAVSFAYYNGFAHVESSFNTLSESESDSSGSIGSSGSGGFGGGGGGTF; translated from the coding sequence GTGAAAAGTAGAAATTTGATGATTGTATTGTTGATTTTATTGTTTTTGTTGGTTCCAGTAACAATTGCGGGGGATGGAGACTATAAAATTCCTAGTGTTGTTAAAGATGTAACAGTAAATAATGATGGATCAGTACATATCTCCGAGAAGATAGTTTATGATATTGAGGGAAGTGTTAACGGAGTATACAGGAATATACCTTTAACTGGCAGGCAATCTGTGAGGAACATCTCGGTTAAAACTCCCGGTTACTATAATACGTTGGAAGTTGATAGAAATGATAATAGTACCATATTAAGGGTATGGTTATATGAGGATAAGGATAAAACACGAAAAACAGAAAATGCTAAGGTGGAAGTTACCTATGATTACACCATACGTAAGGGTGTGAAAGTATATAATGACATTGCAGAAATGCAGTACATGACATGGGGAAGTGAGTGGAATTCAAAAGTAGATAGTATGGAATCAAACATCCACGTACCGGGCACAAAAAATGATATAGAATACTGGAACAATCCGGAGGATAATGTAGTATCAAGTCAGTGGACAAGTGATGATACATTAACAGTTAAACTTGAAAATATTGATGCACATACCTCATTTGAACAAAGAATTTTAATGCCCAAAAATTATATTAAAAACACAACTTTTGCTCAGGTAATACATGTTGATGCAAAACAAAGGATAGAAGATGATCAGAGAAAGTATGAGGAAGAACATAATAAACAAAATATTATAGTTACTCTTGCATGGACAATACTGGGTTTACTGTTATTAGTACCCTTCGGAATATACTGGTTTTTTGGAAGAGAACCAAAAATTGAATACAATGCAGAATACGAGTATGACCTGCCGAGTGATGCAACACCACTACAGGTAAACATATTAATAAATGGGAATGTGGGAGTTATAACAGATGATGCGATGTATGCAACAATTCTTGACCTGATTAACAGGAAATACTTTAAAATAGTGGTGAATGATAGGGACAATACGATTATCAGACAAACTAGTAAGGACATGGGCCACTTACGTGAATATGAGTTGTCATTAATTGATTTTTTATCCTCGTTTGCTCAGGATGGTGATATATCAATAGGTTATGTGGGCAGACGATCACACTATCATCAATTCCAGAGATTCAGTGCCAAATGGTATAAACAGGCACGTGAAGAAACATCAGACACATGGATAAAACAGTACTTTGATGACAGAGGCTCAAATCTCTTATTGTACTGTGGAATAATGTATTGGATATTGTTTATCCTAACGATAATTGGAATGGAATTTATGCTGATACCAGCTTATTTGACAACATTAGCACTTGTTTCAATGATTGTTTTCATGATAGGTGCCGTACTGCTCTTTATTGTACCGAACACTGTTCCGGGAAGATGGACATCGGAGGGAAAGGAATTTTATGACAAATGGAAAAACTTTGAAAAATACATAAAAGATTATAGTCTGATAAAGGAAAGGCCACCATCATCAGTACAGGTATGGGGAAAATACCTTGTATACGCTTCGGCACTAGGCTGTGCCGACAGGGTAACAAAAAACATGAAACAATACTTTAAGTCAGTGAATATTGCTGAAGATACATTCACGGACAGCAGTGCAGTATCATTTGCTTACTATAATGGATTTGCTCATGTGGAATCATCATTCAACACATTATCAGAATCTGAAAGTGATTCAAGTGGATCAATAGGAAGCAGTGGCAGTGGAGGATTTGGTGGCGGAGGTGGAGGAACCTTCTAA
- a CDS encoding radical SAM protein: MDFDIQDYLAKGVEIIMKDAMRATLKNPKESLFLIKFSKYAKKATKIRQKYDKKGKNIPAFLIASITSSCNLHCTGCYSRAHDACNDGKPQNQLTDDEWENIFKQAKELGISFIVLAGGEPMLRRDVILKASRYHEILFPIFTNGTMLDEEYYDLLDKNRNLVPILSIEGNEEITDFRRGKGVYRQLIDSMEYMRKNNVIFGASLTFTKWNLPTILSNEYIRQLHDFGCKVLFFIEYVPVDADTVDLAPSNEERELLLDRINCLRQKYSDMIFLSFPGDEKTSGGCLAAGRGFFHINSHGGAEPCPASPYSDVNVKDVSLIETLNSNLFKSLRDGDILMDDHDGGCVLFEHKDEVERILNR, translated from the coding sequence ATGGATTTTGATATTCAAGATTATCTGGCCAAGGGTGTTGAAATCATCATGAAAGATGCAATGCGTGCAACACTAAAAAATCCAAAAGAAAGTTTATTTTTGATTAAGTTTTCAAAGTATGCAAAAAAAGCTACTAAAATCAGACAAAAGTATGATAAAAAAGGTAAAAACATTCCAGCTTTCTTGATAGCAAGCATTACAAGCAGTTGCAACCTGCACTGCACAGGATGTTATTCACGTGCACATGATGCATGTAATGACGGCAAGCCACAAAATCAACTTACAGATGATGAATGGGAAAACATATTCAAGCAGGCAAAGGAACTTGGAATAAGTTTCATTGTTCTTGCAGGTGGTGAACCAATGCTTAGAAGAGATGTCATACTAAAAGCCAGCAGATATCATGAAATTCTGTTTCCCATATTTACCAATGGCACCATGTTGGATGAAGAGTATTATGATCTGTTAGATAAAAATAGAAATCTAGTTCCAATTTTATCAATAGAAGGAAATGAAGAAATAACAGATTTTAGAAGAGGAAAAGGTGTTTATAGGCAATTAATTGATTCAATGGAATATATGAGAAAAAATAATGTCATCTTTGGAGCTTCACTCACATTTACAAAATGGAATTTGCCAACTATACTTTCAAATGAGTATATTCGTCAATTACATGATTTTGGATGCAAAGTATTATTTTTCATCGAATATGTCCCTGTTGATGCAGATACTGTAGATTTAGCCCCTAGTAATGAGGAGAGGGAATTATTATTGGATAGAATTAATTGTTTGCGTCAGAAATATTCTGACATGATATTTCTTTCATTTCCAGGAGATGAAAAGACATCAGGAGGATGTCTTGCAGCAGGAAGGGGATTTTTCCATATTAACTCACATGGTGGTGCTGAACCATGTCCCGCTTCACCATACTCCGATGTTAATGTCAAGGATGTATCCCTTATTGAAACTTTGAATTCAAACTTGTTTAAGTCATTAAGGGATGGAGATATTCTGATGGATGATCATGATGGTGGCTGTGTGTTGTTTGAGCATAAAGATGAAGTTGAAAGGATTTTGAACAGATGA
- a CDS encoding DUF1848 family protein, which yields MCNYTITAYGKDIEPKVPSINQSIKTLKRLSDIVGSNKILWRYDPILLTEKYTVEKHLETFEYMAERISPLVYRCIFSFVDMYRKVEENMPEIIPFSESDKVRLLKGIGDISRKYNLFIQSCATNESYEKYNIHTAGCTTREILEQAHNVVYKNVKGTGIRQNCH from the coding sequence ATGTGCAACTACACGATTACTGCATATGGCAAGGACATAGAACCTAAAGTCCCGTCAATAAATCAATCTATTAAAACGTTGAAAAGATTATCTGATATTGTTGGTAGCAATAAGATTCTCTGGAGATATGATCCGATACTTCTTACTGAAAAATATACTGTTGAAAAACATCTGGAAACATTTGAATATATGGCCGAAAGAATTTCACCACTGGTTTACAGATGCATCTTCAGCTTTGTTGACATGTACAGGAAAGTGGAAGAGAACATGCCAGAGATAATTCCATTCAGTGAATCTGACAAGGTTAGACTATTGAAGGGAATCGGTGATATATCCAGGAAGTATAATCTGTTTATTCAATCATGTGCAACAAATGAAAGTTATGAAAAATATAATATTCATACTGCAGGATGTACAACAAGGGAAATATTAGAACAGGCACACAATGTAGTTTATAAAAATGTAAAAGGAACCGGAATTAGACAAAACTGTCACTGA
- the xerA gene encoding site-specific tyrosine recombinase/integron integrase gives MKTKLINDIQSSMKPYLNMKQQNLLLKSLLDCFDNVKHIELKKFDDNNYVEHNSKLLNLFLSAKQVEGCSKKTVAYYKTTINYMLNKVNKDVLNVSTDDLREFLSNHRKERNSSKVTLDNIRRIFSSFFSWLEEEDYIIKNPVKRIHKVKQGRVIKDTLTDEDLEKIRDACIEKRDLAMVELLISTGVRVGELVNLNINDIDFYERECVVFGKGESERIVYFDARTKIHLLDYIHSRKDNNPALFVTLNKPHERLGITGVETRIRELGVKSNINKRVHPHKFRRTLATMAIDKGMYIEHVQKLLGYVQIDTTMGYAMVNQSNVKNSHRKFIS, from the coding sequence ATGAAGACTAAATTAATTAATGATATACAAAGTAGTATGAAACCTTATTTAAATATGAAACAGCAGAATTTGTTATTAAAATCATTATTGGATTGTTTTGATAATGTAAAACATATTGAATTGAAAAAATTTGATGATAATAATTATGTAGAACATAATTCTAAATTGTTAAATCTATTTTTATCAGCAAAACAAGTTGAAGGATGTTCTAAAAAAACAGTAGCTTATTATAAAACTACTATCAATTATATGTTAAATAAAGTTAATAAAGATGTGTTAAATGTATCTACTGATGATCTTAGAGAATTTTTATCAAATCATAGGAAAGAACGAAATTCTTCAAAAGTTACATTAGATAATATACGTAGAATATTCTCAAGTTTTTTTTCTTGGCTTGAAGAAGAAGATTACATTATTAAGAACCCTGTTAAAAGAATACATAAAGTAAAACAAGGACGTGTAATCAAAGACACCCTAACAGATGAAGACTTGGAAAAAATAAGAGATGCCTGTATTGAAAAAAGGGATTTGGCAATGGTTGAATTATTAATCTCTACTGGTGTAAGAGTAGGAGAACTAGTAAATTTAAACATTAATGACATTGACTTTTATGAAAGAGAATGTGTGGTATTTGGTAAAGGAGAAAGTGAAAGAATAGTATACTTTGATGCTCGTACAAAAATTCATTTATTAGATTACATACATTCAAGAAAAGATAATAATCCTGCATTATTTGTTACATTAAACAAACCACATGAACGTCTTGGCATTACTGGTGTGGAAACAAGGATTAGGGAATTAGGTGTTAAATCAAATATAAATAAGAGAGTGCATCCACATAAGTTTAGAAGAACATTAGCAACTATGGCTATTGATAAAGGAATGTATATTGAACATGTACAAAAGTTATTGGGTTATGTTCAAATTGATACCACAATGGGTTATGCAATGGTTAATCAAAGCAATGTAAAAAATTCACATAGAAAATTCATATCTTAA
- a CDS encoding PIN domain-containing protein, producing MLKIIINYDFLEALIFEENKNHETANKIANTIQKDHFLYIPCHVLFNIMKKLDKYDHETNIKFLENIQMTTRIDYQNNKQIFQSAYELYKSNNSLTLLDCITIKYMQSKQIKHIISFNQQFDQIKKIKRLYKLDEYNPKRLNFNTY from the coding sequence ATGCTTAAAATAATAATAAACTATGACTTCCTAGAAGCACTAATATTCGAAGAAAACAAAAACCACGAAACAGCCAACAAAATAGCAAACACAATACAAAAAGATCATTTCCTATACATACCATGCCATGTTCTATTTAACATAATGAAAAAATTAGACAAATACGACCATGAAACAAACATCAAATTTCTAGAAAATATCCAAATGACTACAAGAATCGACTACCAAAACAACAAACAAATATTCCAGAGCGCATATGAACTATACAAATCAAACAACTCATTAACACTACTAGATTGCATAACAATCAAATACATGCAATCAAAACAAATAAAACACATAATATCATTCAACCAACAATTCGACCAAATAAAAAAAATAAAACGATTATATAAACTAGATGAATATAACCCAAAACGCTTAAACTTCAACACGTACTAA
- a CDS encoding MFS transporter: MTSAFVTDFNIALICRIIPAIFHPIYCGLALTVAAEIVEPEKAQDAVSKVIMGVSAGMIIGVPITTFIATTLGYQYAMLWFSLVTFIALIATIIFFPSLPGKKQSYGNQVKVATTGVFIISVLGVIFLNGGLYTAYAYISEFLNMITHILGFELSIVLFIYGIASIIGNWLGAKLLNSNSKKTALIFPIVFSILMIGLFIFSRAKLPVIILMFAWGILAGIANDISQYWMVSAAPEAPEFANGIFLSMGNVGVTLGTTIAGAVVAGMGVQYVMIAAIIVMIIDLILLFTRTYKYPIKQMDNSI; the protein is encoded by the coding sequence ATAACCAGCGCATTCGTAACAGATTTCAACATAGCACTAATATGCAGAATAATACCAGCAATATTTCACCCAATATACTGTGGTCTAGCATTAACTGTAGCAGCCGAAATTGTTGAACCAGAAAAAGCACAAGATGCAGTAAGTAAAGTCATTATGGGCGTCTCAGCAGGGATGATAATTGGTGTTCCAATAACAACATTTATTGCAACAACTCTAGGATACCAGTATGCTATGCTATGGTTCAGTCTAGTGACATTCATAGCTTTAATTGCAACAATAATCTTTTTCCCAAGTCTTCCAGGAAAAAAACAATCCTATGGAAACCAGGTGAAAGTAGCAACCACAGGAGTATTTATAATATCAGTATTAGGAGTAATATTCTTAAATGGAGGACTGTATACAGCATATGCATATATCTCAGAATTTTTAAATATGATAACTCATATTTTAGGATTTGAATTAAGCATAGTATTGTTTATATATGGTATAGCTTCAATTATTGGAAATTGGCTTGGAGCCAAATTATTAAACAGTAACAGCAAAAAAACAGCACTGATCTTTCCAATAGTTTTTTCAATATTAATGATAGGATTATTTATATTCAGCAGAGCTAAACTACCAGTAATAATCTTAATGTTTGCATGGGGAATTCTTGCAGGTATAGCTAACGATATTTCACAATACTGGATGGTATCAGCAGCACCTGAAGCACCAGAATTTGCAAACGGAATATTCTTAAGCATGGGAAATGTTGGAGTTACTTTAGGTACCACGATTGCCGGAGCAGTAGTTGCAGGAATGGGAGTTCAGTATGTAATGATTGCTGCAATTATAGTAATGATAATAGACTTAATACTCTTATTTACCAGAACATACAAATATCCTATTAAACAAATGGACAATTCCATATAA
- a CDS encoding TetR/AcrR family transcriptional regulator, with protein MNTKEKIFEVSLDLFSKKGYDSVSLREIAEEVGIKKSSIYSHYSSKEAILMDIFDYLTNIFEYDEMLNSKDLDLNANNEILLQNPEKFYHKGSEAMKEMFSQEKNLKIWKLLFIQMHHNDAIRKFFQDEILAKPLLFWEGFFTILKENHIIRPECDPKLLAKEYYSFPIYLILEICVEYEDIPQSSLEDFFNQAEEHANFLLECVKVN; from the coding sequence ATGAATACTAAAGAAAAGATTTTTGAAGTATCTCTTGATTTATTTTCAAAGAAAGGGTATGATTCAGTTTCCCTTAGAGAAATTGCTGAAGAAGTAGGAATTAAAAAAAGTTCGATATATAGTCATTACTCCTCCAAAGAAGCAATACTTATGGACATATTCGACTATTTAACCAATATTTTTGAATATGATGAGATGCTCAATAGTAAAGATTTGGATTTGAATGCAAACAATGAAATACTGCTTCAAAATCCAGAAAAGTTTTATCATAAAGGTTCCGAAGCCATGAAGGAAATGTTCTCACAAGAAAAGAACCTTAAAATCTGGAAACTGTTATTCATTCAGATGCACCATAACGATGCAATCAGGAAATTTTTCCAAGATGAGATTCTTGCCAAGCCCCTTTTGTTTTGGGAGGGATTTTTCACCATTTTAAAAGAAAATCACATAATTCGCCCAGAATGCGATCCAAAGCTATTAGCAAAGGAATATTACAGTTTTCCAATTTATCTGATTTTGGAAATCTGTGTGGAATATGAGGATATTCCCCAAAGTTCTCTGGAGGATTTCTTTAACCAAGCAGAAGAGCATGCTAATTTCCTACTTGAATGTGTGAAGGTGAATTAA